One window of the Nicotiana tabacum cultivar K326 chromosome 4, ASM71507v2, whole genome shotgun sequence genome contains the following:
- the LOC107773449 gene encoding anaerobic nitrite reductase MHB1 — translation MSSFTEEQEALVLKSWDSMKKNAGEWGLKLFLKIFEIAPSAKKLFSFLKDSNVPLEQNAKLKPHAKSVFVMTCEAAVQLRKAGKVVVRDSTLKKLGAAHFKYGVADEHFEVTKFALLETIKEAVPDMWSVDMKNAWGEAFDQLVNGIKTEMK, via the exons ATGAGTAGCTTTACAGAAGAACAAGAAGCTCTGGTTCTCAAGTCATGGGATTCCATGAAAAAGAATGCCGGAGAATGGGGTCTCAAACTCTTTCTCAA GATATTTGAGATTGCACCATCGGCCAAGAAATTGTTCTCATTCCTCAAAGATTCAAATGTGCCCTTGGAGCAAAAtgccaaactcaagcctcatgcTAAGTCTGTCTTTGTTATG ACTTGTGAAGCCGCAGTTCAACTTAGAAAAGCAGGAAAAGTAGTGGTGAGGGATTCGACTCTCAAAAAGTTGGGTGCTGCGCACTTCAAATACGGCGTCGCTGATGAGCACTTTGAG GTAACAAAGTTTGCCTTGTTGGAGACAATCAAAGAAGCTGTTCCAGATATGTGGAGCGTTGATATGAAGAATGCGTGGGGTGAGGCCTTTGATCAGTTGGTCAATGGTATCAAGACCGAGATGAAGTAG